In the Setaria italica strain Yugu1 chromosome VI, Setaria_italica_v2.0, whole genome shotgun sequence genome, one interval contains:
- the LOC101785300 gene encoding EPIDERMAL PATTERNING FACTOR-like protein 1, producing MSERARGLTHTRSRARCSSQPPASAMRPGSAAARVFLTAAVFLLALLGLVLEAACLPRPQSHTPRSSPLQGGAGPAREEKVRLGSSPPSCRGKCYECSPCTAVQVPTMSVGPSGPSAARREPGSAAR from the exons ATGAGCGAGCGAGCACGAGGGCTCACGCACACGCGCTCGCGCGCTCGTTGCTCTAGCCAGCCGCCAGCTTCGGCCATGAGGCCAGGATCAGCGGCCGCGCGTGTCTTCCTCACGGCCGCCGTGTTCTTGCTCGCCCTTCTCGGCTTGGTCCTCGAAGCCGCCTGCCTCCCAAGGCCTCAGTCTCATACTCCTCGCTCTTCTCCCCTGCAG GGCGGCGCGGGGCCGGCCCGGGAGGAGAAGGTGCGGCTGGGGTCGAGCCCGCCGAGCTGCCGCGGCAAGTGCTACGAGTGCAGCCCGTGCACGGCCGTGCAGGTGCCCACGATGTCCGTCGGGCCGTCCGGGCCGTCCGCCGCGCGTCGCGAGCCGGGCTCAGCCGCGCGCTGA